The Paenibacillus sp. RUD330 genome has a segment encoding these proteins:
- the lpdA gene encoding dihydrolipoyl dehydrogenase: MTIQVDIAVLGGGPGGYTAAIRAAQEGKSVAIVERDRVGGTCLHRGCIPSKALLRSAEVYQSLLHADTYGVKVDKSGVSLDFGAVQSRKEGAVDQLYRGLQQLMKKHGIQIVHGSGRIVGPSIFSPKSGTLAVELGDGDTESVVSKQLIIATGSRPRILPGLEPDGGNVLNSDDALRMESLPASMIIVGGGVIGVEWASMLTDFGVDVTLVETASRILPGEDADVSAALAKALKSRGAVIHTDAVVLPETLNRLAAGVAVDARVGSATVKLEAEKLLVSVGRVANVEGIGLENTDIQVSGGWVKVNGSLQTSEPHIYAIGDVTGGVQLAHAAAHEGIAAVEHILGEKTAPPAAHRIPRCVYSHPETASIGYTEEQARALGHEPKTARLPFAAVAKAIVQGDTQGFVKVIADSTTGDLLGVHIIGAHATEMIAEAALAQLVDAVPWEVGASIHPHPSLSEALGEAMLAVDGKSFAF, translated from the coding sequence ATGACGATTCAAGTAGATATTGCCGTGCTTGGCGGAGGACCCGGCGGATACACGGCTGCAATTCGAGCGGCGCAGGAAGGGAAATCCGTCGCGATTGTGGAGAGGGACCGAGTCGGCGGGACATGCTTGCATCGAGGCTGCATTCCAAGCAAAGCCCTGCTGCGAAGCGCGGAGGTGTACCAGTCGCTCCTGCATGCGGATACATATGGAGTCAAAGTGGACAAGAGCGGCGTAAGCTTGGATTTCGGAGCCGTTCAAAGCCGCAAGGAAGGAGCCGTCGATCAGTTGTACCGCGGGCTCCAGCAGCTGATGAAGAAACACGGCATCCAGATCGTACATGGCAGCGGGCGCATTGTCGGTCCGTCCATCTTCTCGCCCAAGAGCGGCACGTTGGCCGTCGAATTGGGTGACGGGGATACGGAATCCGTCGTGTCCAAGCAGCTGATCATCGCGACAGGCTCGCGTCCGAGGATATTGCCGGGCCTGGAGCCGGACGGCGGGAATGTCTTGAACAGCGACGATGCGCTCCGTATGGAGTCGCTTCCGGCTTCGATGATCATTGTCGGAGGAGGCGTCATCGGAGTGGAATGGGCTTCCATGCTGACTGATTTCGGCGTCGACGTGACGCTTGTCGAGACAGCCTCACGCATTTTGCCGGGAGAAGATGCCGACGTATCGGCAGCTTTGGCCAAAGCATTGAAGTCTCGTGGCGCCGTCATCCATACCGACGCCGTCGTCCTGCCTGAGACGCTGAATCGCCTGGCGGCGGGTGTTGCCGTCGATGCGCGAGTCGGCTCCGCGACCGTCAAGCTCGAAGCTGAGAAGCTTCTGGTGTCGGTCGGCCGAGTAGCCAACGTCGAGGGCATCGGCCTGGAGAATACCGATATCCAGGTCAGCGGCGGCTGGGTCAAGGTGAACGGCAGCCTGCAAACCTCGGAGCCTCATATTTACGCCATCGGCGACGTTACCGGAGGGGTGCAGCTGGCTCATGCCGCCGCTCACGAAGGAATCGCGGCCGTGGAGCATATTCTCGGCGAAAAGACGGCTCCGCCGGCTGCGCATCGAATTCCGCGCTGCGTATACAGCCATCCGGAGACAGCATCGATCGGATATACGGAGGAGCAGGCCCGGGCGCTGGGGCATGAGCCCAAGACGGCGCGCCTTCCATTCGCGGCAGTCGCCAAAGCGATCGTGCAGGGAGATACGCAGGGCTTTGTCAAGGTCATCGCGGATTCGACGACAGGAGATTTGCTCGGCGTCCATATCATCGGCGCCCATGCGACGGAGATGATCGCCGAAGCGGCGCTCGCTCAGCTCGTGGATGCCGTGCCATGGGAAGTCGGAGCGAGCATCCATCCTCATCCTTCCCTGTCGGAAGCATTAGGTGAAGCCATGCTGGCCGTGGACGGCAAATCCTTCGCATTCTGA
- the spoIVB gene encoding SpoIVB peptidase, which translates to MSANQRKRWFGLVLVFFVCMIGISSPFLNYASFPNELRLFSGQMKRLDYNMPVRADMTVDSNLIHVNGKSEGRQSLDLNQPISIAASKETGKATMSLKLFGAIPFKTVHVDVVPDLKVIPGGQTIGVKVKSSGILVVGHHLVKESPQSKVSPGELAGIRLGDLIMEINGQRVREVKQVAEFTETAGVSKEPLRLKVKRAGKMMDIQLKPAYDADDRSWRIGLYIRDSAAGVGTLTFYAPDQGVYGALGHVITDLDTGTAIEVGDGQILQSNVTSINKSLSGEPGEKRAHFVNESQILGNIERNTPFGIFGKMKEMPGHSYQSEAVPVAFSEEVAEGPAEILTVLSGQKVERFKVEISHVSRQKSPATKGMVIKVTDKRLLDLTGGIVQGMSGSPIMQNGKLIGAVTHVFVNDPSSGYGCFIEWMLQDAGVLLQTSNRDLKAA; encoded by the coding sequence TTGAGCGCCAACCAGCGGAAGCGGTGGTTCGGGTTAGTTCTTGTATTCTTCGTTTGCATGATCGGCATCTCCAGTCCGTTCCTGAATTATGCCTCATTCCCGAATGAGCTGCGTTTATTCTCCGGGCAGATGAAACGACTGGATTACAACATGCCCGTTCGTGCGGACATGACCGTGGACTCCAACCTCATTCATGTGAACGGAAAATCCGAAGGAAGGCAATCGCTTGATTTGAACCAGCCCATATCCATTGCCGCTTCCAAAGAAACCGGCAAAGCCACGATGTCCTTGAAACTGTTCGGCGCTATTCCCTTCAAGACGGTTCATGTCGATGTCGTTCCCGATCTGAAGGTCATTCCAGGAGGACAGACGATCGGAGTCAAGGTAAAATCCTCAGGCATTCTTGTTGTCGGCCATCATCTCGTTAAGGAAAGTCCGCAATCCAAAGTTTCTCCCGGAGAGCTTGCAGGCATTCGTTTGGGCGATTTGATCATGGAAATCAACGGGCAGCGCGTACGTGAAGTAAAGCAGGTCGCGGAATTTACCGAGACAGCAGGAGTTAGCAAGGAACCGCTGCGACTGAAAGTCAAAAGGGCTGGGAAAATGATGGACATCCAGCTAAAGCCGGCTTACGATGCCGATGACCGTTCCTGGCGAATCGGCCTTTATATCCGCGATTCGGCTGCGGGCGTAGGCACGCTGACGTTCTACGCGCCGGATCAAGGCGTGTACGGCGCTCTGGGACATGTCATTACCGATCTGGATACCGGCACAGCCATTGAAGTCGGGGACGGCCAGATTCTCCAGTCCAATGTGACTTCCATCAACAAAAGCTTGAGCGGCGAACCGGGCGAGAAAAGAGCCCATTTCGTGAATGAAAGCCAGATCCTCGGCAACATCGAGCGCAATACGCCTTTCGGCATCTTCGGCAAGATGAAGGAAATGCCGGGCCATAGCTATCAATCCGAAGCGGTTCCGGTCGCTTTCTCGGAAGAGGTTGCAGAAGGGCCGGCCGAAATTCTGACCGTGCTGAGCGGACAGAAGGTCGAGCGGTTCAAGGTCGAGATTTCGCATGTGAGCCGTCAGAAAAGTCCGGCGACTAAGGGCATGGTCATCAAGGTTACAGACAAAAGGCTTCTGGATTTGACGGGCGGCATCGTTCAAGGCATGTCGGGAAGTCCCATCATGCAGAACGGCAAGCTGATTGGAGCGGTGACGCATGTATTCGTAAATGATCCTTCTTCCGGATATGGCTGTTTTATCGAGTGGATGCTTCAAGACGCAGGTGTTCTTCTCCAAACCTCGAACAGAGACCTTAAGGCAGCTTGA
- a CDS encoding alpha-ketoacid dehydrogenase subunit beta: MPVLDYIEAIRLAMKEEMERDPDVFVLGEDVGVKGGVFTTTKGLQQQFGETRVMDTPLSESAIAGVAIGAAMYGMKPIAEMQYSDFMFPATNQIISEAAKIRYRSNNDWSCPLVIRAPIGGGIFGGLYHSQCPESVFFGTPGLKIVAPYTPADAKGLLTAAIRDPDPVLFFENKKCYTLVNGSVPEGDYTVPIGKSNVLREGDDITVISYSLPLHFALQAAEELAAEGIGAHILDLRTLQPLDKEGILEAARRTGKVLIIHEDNKTGGIGAEVSAIIAEEMLYELDAPIRRLCGPDVPAMPINPPGEKFFMLNKDKVLAAMRELALY, translated from the coding sequence ATGCCAGTACTCGACTATATAGAGGCGATCCGGCTTGCCATGAAAGAAGAAATGGAGCGCGATCCGGATGTGTTCGTGCTCGGTGAGGATGTCGGCGTCAAGGGCGGCGTGTTCACGACGACCAAAGGCCTTCAGCAGCAGTTCGGCGAGACCCGCGTCATGGACACTCCGCTGTCGGAATCGGCGATCGCCGGAGTCGCGATCGGCGCGGCCATGTACGGCATGAAGCCGATTGCGGAAATGCAGTATTCCGACTTCATGTTCCCGGCGACGAACCAGATCATCAGCGAGGCGGCCAAAATCCGTTACCGCTCGAACAACGACTGGTCCTGCCCGCTCGTCATCCGCGCGCCGATCGGCGGCGGCATCTTCGGAGGCCTCTATCATTCGCAATGCCCGGAATCGGTCTTCTTCGGAACGCCGGGGCTCAAAATCGTCGCCCCGTATACGCCTGCTGACGCCAAGGGCCTGCTGACGGCCGCTATCCGCGACCCCGATCCGGTCTTGTTCTTCGAGAACAAGAAATGTTATACGCTCGTGAACGGCTCCGTGCCTGAAGGCGACTATACGGTGCCGATCGGCAAGTCCAACGTGCTGCGGGAAGGCGACGACATTACGGTCATCAGCTACAGCCTGCCTCTTCATTTCGCCCTGCAGGCGGCCGAGGAGCTCGCCGCGGAAGGGATCGGCGCCCATATTCTGGATCTGCGCACCCTTCAGCCGCTCGACAAGGAAGGCATTCTCGAAGCGGCCCGCCGCACGGGAAAAGTGCTGATCATCCACGAGGACAACAAAACCGGCGGCATCGGCGCGGAGGTGTCCGCGATCATCGCCGAAGAGATGCTCTACGAGCTGGACGCCCCGATCCGCAGACTGTGCGGTCCGGACGTGCCGGCGATGCCGATCAATCCTCCCGGAGAAAAGTTCTTCATGCTGAACAAGGACAAAGTGCTCGCGGCCATGAGAGAGCTTGCTCTTTACTGA
- the spo0A gene encoding sporulation transcription factor Spo0A, whose product MAKIEVLLADDNREFTNLLSEYISEQDDMEVSGIAYNGEEVLRLLSEMERIPDVLILDIIMPHLDGLGVLERLREAGIQPMPKIIMLTAFGQENITQKAVQLGASYYILKPFDMEMLANRVRQLVGNSAVMASSGSSFSASSVIKSNVVPIAKGKNLDANITSIIHEIGVPAHIKGYQYLREAITMVYNNIEILGAITKTLYPAIAEKFKTTPSRVERAIRHAIEVAWTRGNIDSISHLFGYTINISKSKSTNSEFIAMVADKLRIEHKVS is encoded by the coding sequence TTGGCTAAAATCGAAGTTTTGTTAGCGGATGACAATAGGGAATTTACGAACCTGCTTTCGGAGTACATATCGGAGCAGGATGATATGGAAGTGTCCGGCATCGCATACAACGGCGAAGAAGTATTGCGTTTGCTCAGTGAAATGGAACGCATTCCGGACGTGCTTATTCTCGACATCATCATGCCTCATCTTGATGGTCTCGGCGTTTTGGAACGTCTGCGCGAGGCCGGAATCCAACCGATGCCTAAAATAATCATGCTGACCGCTTTCGGCCAAGAAAACATCACGCAAAAGGCAGTACAGCTGGGAGCATCCTATTATATCCTCAAGCCGTTCGACATGGAGATGCTGGCCAACCGCGTTCGTCAGCTTGTGGGCAATTCGGCGGTCATGGCATCATCCGGCTCCTCGTTCTCCGCATCCTCGGTCATCAAGTCGAACGTGGTGCCGATTGCAAAAGGGAAAAATCTGGACGCCAATATCACCAGCATCATTCATGAAATCGGCGTTCCTGCACATATTAAAGGATATCAGTATCTGCGCGAGGCCATCACGATGGTGTACAACAACATCGAGATTCTCGGCGCCATCACCAAAACGCTGTATCCTGCCATCGCGGAGAAGTTCAAAACGACTCCTTCCCGTGTCGAGCGCGCTATTCGCCATGCCATTGAAGTCGCTTGGACGCGCGGCAACATCGACAGCATCAGCCATTTGTTCGGCTACACGATCAACATCAGCAAGTCGAAGTCGACAAACTCCGAGTTCATCGCGATGGTGGCGGACAAGCTCCGGATCGAGCATAAGGTCAGCTAA
- the recN gene encoding DNA repair protein RecN, with the protein MLRELSIRNLAVIEEVTVGFHDGFHVLTGETGAGKSILIDALILLIGGRGSSDMVRYGCDKAEMEATFDLPAGHPVWRALERLGLHGSPEDLLIIRRELSAQGKSSCRINGSIANLTMLREVGECLVNVHGQHEHQSLLKSEHHLEWLDLFAGEKVAGLKREYQAAFSRYGEVRQALKNAQDTSRHNMQMLDLYKFQLQEIRSAGLRKDEWDQLQEEKEKLSHSEKLMSHASAAYGLLFDGGSLEAISSAIAKLEDIKAYDSAVLEPLLEQLKGAFYQAEDAAHQLRGYRDSVQSDPERLDVIEDRLTVIGGLRRKYGDTVADILAYYKKIKHEADLIENRDEHIRQLEASLHSAHAEASALGESLSHERMAAAELLSASVELQLKDLGMSRTVFRASLQRQPQGDGYRLGLNGIDEADFLLAPNPGEPLKPLSKIASGGEMSRIMLALKSIFAEIDQVPVLIFDEVDTGVSGRAAQAIAEKMSQLSGKCQVFSITHLPQVACMADYHYEISKDVVRDRTVTSVKELSDRERIEELARMLGGVEVTDKTRHHAQEMLVLADRQKGA; encoded by the coding sequence ATGCTTCGCGAATTGTCCATCCGCAATTTAGCCGTCATTGAAGAAGTCACGGTCGGTTTCCATGATGGTTTCCATGTATTGACCGGCGAGACGGGGGCCGGCAAGTCCATTTTGATCGATGCGCTCATTCTTTTGATCGGCGGCAGAGGTTCCTCGGACATGGTCCGATACGGATGCGACAAGGCGGAGATGGAGGCGACATTCGATCTTCCGGCCGGCCATCCGGTATGGAGGGCGCTCGAGCGGCTTGGGCTTCATGGCAGCCCCGAGGACCTGCTCATCATCCGCAGAGAGCTCTCCGCTCAAGGGAAGAGCTCTTGCCGGATCAACGGCAGCATAGCCAATCTGACGATGCTGCGCGAGGTCGGAGAGTGCCTGGTCAACGTTCATGGGCAGCATGAGCATCAATCGCTTTTGAAGAGCGAGCATCATCTCGAATGGCTCGACCTGTTCGCAGGCGAGAAGGTGGCCGGCTTGAAGCGCGAGTATCAGGCCGCCTTCTCCCGCTACGGCGAAGTCCGGCAGGCGCTCAAGAACGCCCAGGATACAAGCCGCCACAACATGCAGATGCTCGACCTCTACAAGTTCCAGCTCCAGGAGATCCGATCAGCCGGGCTCAGGAAGGATGAATGGGATCAGCTGCAGGAAGAGAAGGAGAAGCTTTCGCACTCGGAAAAGCTGATGTCCCATGCTTCGGCCGCATACGGGCTGCTGTTCGATGGCGGGTCGCTTGAGGCGATCAGCTCGGCGATCGCCAAGCTTGAAGACATCAAGGCTTACGATTCGGCTGTGCTGGAGCCTTTGCTTGAACAGCTGAAGGGAGCGTTTTACCAAGCCGAAGATGCTGCGCATCAGCTTCGAGGCTATCGCGATTCCGTCCAGAGCGATCCGGAGCGGCTTGATGTCATCGAGGACAGGCTGACAGTCATCGGCGGCCTGCGCCGCAAGTACGGAGACACCGTTGCCGATATTCTGGCTTATTACAAGAAAATCAAACATGAAGCGGATCTGATCGAAAACAGGGATGAGCATATCCGGCAGCTGGAGGCGTCCCTGCATAGCGCGCATGCGGAAGCGTCGGCGCTCGGGGAAAGCCTTTCGCATGAACGCATGGCCGCCGCTGAGCTGCTGTCGGCATCGGTCGAGCTTCAATTAAAGGACCTCGGCATGAGCCGAACCGTTTTCCGCGCCTCCCTGCAAAGACAGCCGCAGGGCGACGGTTACCGACTCGGCCTCAACGGCATCGACGAAGCCGATTTCCTGCTGGCCCCCAACCCGGGAGAGCCGCTCAAGCCGCTCAGCAAAATCGCTTCCGGAGGCGAGATGTCCAGAATCATGCTGGCGCTCAAAAGCATTTTCGCGGAGATCGATCAGGTACCGGTACTTATCTTTGACGAGGTGGATACCGGCGTCAGCGGCAGGGCAGCGCAGGCAATAGCGGAAAAGATGTCGCAATTATCCGGCAAATGCCAGGTGTTCTCGATCACCCATCTGCCGCAAGTCGCCTGCATGGCGGATTATCATTATGAGATCAGCAAGGATGTCGTGCGCGACAGGACGGTCACATCGGTGAAGGAGCTGAGCGACCGCGAGCGGATCGAAGAGCTTGCCCGCATGCTCGGAGGCGTGGAGGTGACGGACAAAACCCGCCATCATGCACAAGAAATGCTGGTGCTGGCAGATCGTCAAAAAGGGGCCTGA
- a CDS encoding DUF2627 domain-containing protein, whose translation MRMVISRFIAILILVIPGIIACYGFLQMKSSTFEYFADLGNDSIIPHFKWLPFIGGFIMFALGIGFIGGWIFFRDRKHNYVAPRFKKKRPRPNV comes from the coding sequence ATGAGAATGGTCATATCCAGGTTTATTGCTATTCTTATTCTTGTCATTCCCGGAATCATAGCCTGTTACGGCTTTCTGCAGATGAAGAGCTCCACGTTCGAATATTTTGCCGATCTCGGCAATGATTCCATCATTCCGCATTTCAAATGGCTGCCGTTCATTGGCGGGTTTATCATGTTTGCTCTCGGAATCGGTTTCATTGGCGGCTGGATTTTCTTCCGCGACCGCAAGCATAATTACGTCGCTCCGAGATTCAAGAAGAAGCGGCCTAGACCCAACGTTTGA
- a CDS encoding thiamine pyrophosphate-dependent dehydrogenase E1 component subunit alpha, with protein MNQPPVGSLARHRELGLSDEDAVQMYAKMRTARMFDERVLLLQRAGKINFHVSGIGQEAAQVAAAWALDRDQDYFLPYYRDYGFVLSVGMTLRELMLSVFAKAEDPTSGGRQMPGHFGHKRLRIVTGSSPVTTQVPHAVGIALAAKMKGEQRVSFVTFGEGSSNQGDFHEGCNFAGVHKLPVILMCENNQYAISVPVHKQLGGKVADRAIGYGFTGLRVDGNDPLAVYGVVKEAHRRALAGEGPTLVEAMMYRVSPHSTSDNDLAYRTKEEVDENRAKDGVLSFRQYLIDAGAWSVEKDEELTAAIRRELDEATKYADEAPFPEAESTLLHVYADGSEGGK; from the coding sequence ATGAACCAACCACCTGTAGGCAGCTTGGCCCGTCACCGCGAGCTCGGATTGTCGGATGAAGATGCTGTTCAAATGTATGCGAAAATGCGCACGGCCCGGATGTTCGACGAGAGAGTCCTCTTGCTGCAGCGTGCCGGCAAAATCAATTTCCACGTATCCGGTATCGGCCAGGAAGCCGCCCAAGTGGCCGCAGCCTGGGCCCTTGACCGGGACCAGGATTATTTCCTCCCTTATTACCGCGATTACGGATTCGTCCTCTCGGTCGGCATGACGCTGCGCGAGCTGATGCTGTCCGTCTTCGCCAAGGCCGAGGATCCGACGAGCGGCGGCCGGCAGATGCCGGGCCACTTCGGCCACAAGCGGCTGCGGATCGTCACCGGATCTTCTCCCGTGACGACCCAGGTTCCCCATGCGGTCGGCATCGCTCTGGCCGCCAAGATGAAGGGCGAGCAGAGAGTCAGCTTCGTGACGTTCGGGGAAGGATCGAGCAACCAGGGCGATTTCCATGAAGGCTGCAACTTTGCGGGCGTCCATAAGCTGCCGGTCATCCTCATGTGCGAGAACAACCAGTATGCCATCTCGGTGCCGGTCCACAAGCAGCTGGGCGGCAAGGTGGCGGACCGCGCCATCGGCTACGGCTTCACCGGCCTGCGCGTAGACGGCAACGATCCGCTTGCGGTCTACGGCGTCGTCAAGGAGGCGCATCGCCGCGCGCTTGCCGGCGAAGGGCCGACGCTTGTCGAGGCGATGATGTACCGGGTGTCCCCCCATTCGACCTCGGACAATGATCTTGCGTACCGGACCAAGGAAGAAGTCGATGAGAACCGCGCCAAAGACGGCGTGCTCAGCTTCCGCCAGTATCTGATCGATGCCGGCGCCTGGAGCGTGGAGAAGGACGAGGAGCTGACGGCGGCCATCCGGCGGGAACTGGACGAGGCGACGAAATATGCCGACGAAGCGCCTTTCCCGGAAGCGGAGAGCACGCTGCTCCATGTCTACGCCGACGGAAGCGAAGGAGGAAAGTAA